The following coding sequences are from one Methanohalophilus halophilus window:
- the cas1 gene encoding CRISPR-associated endonuclease Cas1: MKLLLLNGHGIDMRVSGAKLHIKDGRFTTAEDPQKYVFHPKRVDVDNVVIYGQSGNLTIEAIRWLIKHNVQITVLDWNGKLLTTMLPSESTNVKTKFAQYHAFEDEQTRVKLARKFIEAKISKSESVLEYLKQRYPEIEFDFSEDLDKLKKTKSVREILGIEGGVAWKYWKEYAKAIPEKYEFNSRVDEYRRPVAAGDKVNVMLNYGYSLLEAECLRAINTAGLDGHVGFLHEMNPSKYSLAYDLQEPFRFLVELTVLNLIERDVMDKQDFIRTENYGLRFKPTGARKLTSEFNVMLNRSLTYKGKNSSWSYILLLKTRELAFYLTGRRKTLEFVDPVYKVERDDSEELRQKILYMPYSEWKKMGFSKGTLHYMKQNAKSGKPFSLNAHVRERLEMWEVH; the protein is encoded by the coding sequence ATGAAACTCCTTTTATTGAATGGTCATGGAATCGATATGCGGGTGAGCGGGGCAAAACTGCATATCAAGGATGGTAGGTTCACTACTGCTGAAGATCCTCAGAAGTATGTATTCCATCCCAAAAGGGTAGATGTGGATAATGTTGTTATCTATGGGCAGAGTGGCAATCTTACAATTGAGGCTATCAGATGGTTGATCAAACATAATGTTCAAATTACAGTTCTGGATTGGAATGGAAAACTCCTTACTACAATGTTACCTTCTGAAAGTACCAATGTCAAAACCAAGTTTGCTCAGTATCATGCTTTTGAAGATGAACAAACCAGAGTTAAACTGGCAAGGAAGTTTATTGAGGCCAAGATCTCCAAATCTGAGAGTGTTCTTGAGTATTTAAAACAGAGATATCCTGAGATTGAGTTTGATTTTTCAGAAGATCTTGATAAACTTAAAAAGACAAAATCTGTCAGGGAAATTCTTGGTATTGAGGGTGGAGTTGCATGGAAGTACTGGAAAGAGTATGCTAAAGCAATTCCTGAAAAATATGAGTTTAATTCAAGGGTTGATGAATACAGGAGGCCTGTGGCAGCAGGAGATAAGGTTAATGTAATGCTGAATTATGGTTACTCACTCCTTGAGGCTGAATGTTTAAGAGCCATTAATACTGCTGGTCTTGATGGACATGTAGGCTTCTTGCATGAAATGAATCCAAGTAAATACAGTTTAGCCTATGACCTTCAAGAGCCTTTCAGATTCCTTGTTGAACTTACAGTTCTGAATTTGATTGAAAGAGATGTGATGGATAAACAGGATTTTATCAGAACTGAGAACTATGGTTTAAGGTTTAAACCGACTGGTGCTAGAAAATTAACCTCTGAGTTTAACGTTATGTTAAACAGGAGTTTAACGTATAAAGGTAAAAACTCATCATGGAGTTATATCTTGTTGTTGAAAACAAGAGAACTGGCTTTTTATCTTACGGGTAGAAGGAAGACTTTGGAGTTTGTCGATCCAGTCTATAAGGTTGAAAGGGATGATTCTGAGGAGTTGAGGCAGAAGATCCTCTATATGCCTTACTCTGAGTGGAAGAAGATGGGTTTTTCTAAGGGTACTCTTCATTACATGAAGCAGAATGCTAAGTCTGGTAAGCCTTTTAGTTTAAATGCCCATGTGAGGGAGAGGTTGGAGATGTGGGAAGTACATTAA